The proteins below come from a single Triticum aestivum cultivar Chinese Spring chromosome 5D, IWGSC CS RefSeq v2.1, whole genome shotgun sequence genomic window:
- the LOC123123791 gene encoding CRIB domain-containing protein RIC4 isoform X2, translating to MKDRRSGAGFSFSIGCMSQSAVAVAEPLDKKPPAPAPQPQQEADTPSSSTTTTAATAQERGAGEESSEDKARTAAAASGVVTAGVQRLLKGIKTFFAAYDGEEDEEEEDREIVIGYPTDVQHVGHIGWDGLNKVGGMGVGMGMVGAFSQPSSLSLRQLEIAMDPGAVATTCIN from the exons CGCAgcggcgccggcttctccttctCCATCGGCTGCATGTCGCagtccgccgtcgccgtcgccgaacCGCTCGACAAGAAGCCACCAGCACCGGCGCCGCAGCCGCAGCAGGAGGCcgacaccccctcctcctccaccacgACCACGGCGGCCACCGCACAGG AgagaggcgccggagaagaaagcAGCGAGGACAAGGCCAGAACCGCGGCGGCGGCGTCAGGGGTCGTCACGGCGGGGGTGCAGCGGCTGCTCAAGGGAATCAAGACCTTCTTCGCGGCCTACGacggcgaggaggacgaggaggaggaggatagggAGATCGTGATCGGGTACCCCACCGACGTGCAGCACGTCGGGCACATCGGCTGGGACGGCCTCAACAAGGTGGGCGGCATGGGCGTGGGCATGGGCATGGTCGGCGCCTTCTCCcagccctcctccctctccctccgccaGCTCGAGATCGCCATGGACCCCGGCGCCGTCGCCACCACCTGCATCAACTGA